One genomic segment of Campylobacter concisus includes these proteins:
- a CDS encoding DNA-binding protein — protein sequence MIDVVDEKIEKKNEFITPEQFEELFGISIDKQTRLRFSVNYTEKRKAKIPPLPYIRIGKRILYRLESVKEWLIEQERR from the coding sequence ATGATTGATGTAGTAGATGAAAAAATAGAAAAAAAGAATGAATTTATTACTCCAGAGCAGTTCGAAGAATTATTTGGAATAAGCATAGATAAACAAACTAGGCTTAGATTTAGTGTAAATTATACTGAGAAACGTAAAGCAAAGATACCTCCTTTACCATATATAAGAATAGGTAAAAGAATATTATATAGACTGGAGAGTGTAAAAGAATGGTTAATAGAACAGGAAAGAAGATAA
- a CDS encoding helix-turn-helix domain-containing protein — translation MKTNGCGDKLRRLRNAYGLTQSEFGDKIGISRVRVNSYENNINPLPIQVKYKIAEATGFGIDYFDTDIDIATAISKYNIETDNGKLQIRANSESICTIYDDLYDFANQKESIDPYLQSIKILSKLFNLSKPYDYNFITVTNNKAAPFATDGDILIIVRDNIPRDNTLLVLRVNNEVLIKYCRINPFNQNLKFFSSKDDFSNIELSQNELNKIEILGYVINIFKNYQPKYIEE, via the coding sequence ATGAAAACAAATGGATGCGGCGACAAACTAAGAAGATTACGCAATGCCTATGGACTTACTCAGAGTGAGTTTGGTGATAAGATCGGAATAAGTAGAGTTAGGGTAAATTCTTATGAAAATAATATAAACCCACTTCCTATACAAGTCAAATACAAAATTGCTGAAGCTACTGGTTTTGGAATTGACTACTTTGATACAGATATTGATATAGCTACTGCAATCAGCAAATATAATATTGAAACCGACAATGGCAAGCTTCAAATAAGAGCTAATTCTGAAAGTATTTGCACAATTTATGATGATCTATATGATTTTGCAAACCAAAAAGAAAGCATTGATCCTTACTTACAAAGTATTAAAATTCTTTCAAAACTGTTTAATCTATCAAAGCCATATGACTATAATTTTATTACCGTAACAAACAATAAGGCAGCACCATTCGCAACAGATGGAGATATTTTAATTATTGTAAGAGATAACATCCCAAGAGATAATACCCTCTTAGTTTTAAGAGTTAATAATGAGGTATTAATTAAGTATTGCCGTATAAACCCTTTTAATCAAAACCTTAAGTTTTTTTCAAGCAAAGATGATTTCTCCAATATTGAACTTTCTCAAAATGAACTTAATAAAATAGAAATTTTAGGATACGTCATAAACATTTTTAAGAACTATCAACCTAAATATATTGAAGAGTGA